In the genome of Tripterygium wilfordii isolate XIE 37 chromosome 19, ASM1340144v1, whole genome shotgun sequence, one region contains:
- the LOC119985546 gene encoding uncharacterized protein LOC119985546, protein MAKSKEDIRYATAQAKLSEDEALRVRYKHGTPLEGGKIADSRPLDLFSGAHNIDQLHRHQSQLHHDASGETQGNTTTTTTTATDGGSRAA, encoded by the coding sequence ATGGCGAAGAGCAAAGAAGACATAAGGTATGCAACAGCACAAGCAAAGTTATCAGAAGATGAAGCTCTAAGGGTGAGGTACAAGCATGGAACCCCACTTGAAGGTGGCAAGATTGCTGATTCTCGACCACTTGATCTTTTCTCCGGTGCTCACAATATTGATCAACTTCATCGTCATCAGTCTCAGTTGCACCATGACGCTTCCGGCGAGACTCAAGGaaataccaccaccaccactactaCCGCCACCGATGGAGGAAGCAGAGCAGCCTGA
- the LOC119985545 gene encoding uncharacterized protein LOC119985545: MNDDGSNGGTNAATPSKSSDSDVVNPSNGSDIANPLFLHSSDHVGLILVSKKLNGNNYNTWSCAIRIALSAKNKLGLVDGSLEPDLAGSVIYLPNAHEIWVNLHEHFSQGNGPYLFQIQREINSLTQAKNETNKLIQFFMGLNESYSAT; this comes from the exons ATGAATGACGACGGCTCTAACGGTGGCACCAATGCTGCTACTCCTTCCAAATCCAGCGACAGTGATGTTGTCAATCCTTCAAACGGTAGTGACATTGCCAACCCTTTATTTCTTCATTCTTCGGATCATGTCGGTCTGATTCTTGTCTCAAAAAAACTCAACGGAAACAATTACAATACTTGGTCTTGCGCCATACGCATTGCCCTCAGTGCCAAGAACAAGCTTGGTCTTGTAGATG GTTCTTTGGAGCCAGACCTTGCTGGCAGTGTCATCTATTTGCCAAATGCTCATGAAATATGGGTCAATCTTCATGAGCATTTTTCACAAGGTAATGGTCCTTATCTCTTTCAGATTCAACGAGAAATCAACTCCTTAACTCAAG CAAAAAATGAAACTAACAAACTTATACAGTTTTTTATGGGCCTAAATGAGTCATACAGTGCAACTTGA